The window CGCCGAGACCACGTCGGCGGCACCGGCCACCATCAGCAGGGCGATGGTCAGCGGCAGCCAGTGCGACAGCCCGAAACCGGCGATCGCCAGGCCCCAGACGATGATCGAGATGATCACGGCACGTCCGTGGCGGGTCACCGACCCCACCCAGCCGGAGGTGAGGGCCCCGATGAGTGCGCCGGCGCCCGGGGCCGCGTGCAGCAGGCCGACGGTCACCGCGTCGCCGCCGAGCTGGCCGAGAGCGATCGCCGGGAACAACGCACGGGGCATGCCGAAGAACATCGCGTTCACGTCGGCGAGGAAGCACCCCATCACCGCCGGCTTGCTCCGCAGGTAGGTGAGGCCCTCGATCACCGACTTGAGCCCCGGCTTGGTCACCTGGTGAGCGGGCGGCATCGGCCGCATCCGGGTGAGCACCGTGATGGACACCAGGAACGTGACGACGTTCAGCGCGTACGTGGTCGACAGGCCGAGCGCCGCGATGACCACGCCGGCGACGGCCGGGCCGACGATCGCGCCCACCTGGGTGAGCGTCTGGTTCAACGCGAACGCGGACGGGAGGATCTGCCGACGGACCAGGCCGGCGACCGCCGCGCTGCGCGCCGGGCTCTCCAGCGCCGAGAGTCCGGCCGTGACCGCCACCAGCACGAAGATGGCCCAGATCGGCGGGCTGTCGAGCAGCGCGAGCAGCGCCAGGCCGCCGACGACGACGGCGAGCAGGCCCTCGGTGACCACCAGCAGCTTGCGTCGGTCGACGGCGTCCGCCACCGAGCCGCCGAACAGTGAGCAGACCATCAGCGGGATGAGCTGCGCCAGGCTCGCCAGGCCGACCATCAACGTCGAGTCGGTCAGCACGTAGACCTGGTACGGCACGGCGACCCTGGTCATCTGGGTACCCAGGATGGCGACGGCGTGGCCGGTCCAGAGCCGCCGGAAGTCCGGTGACTCGCGCAGCGGGGTGACGTCGATGACCAGGCGTCGACGGACGGCCCCGCTGCGCTGCGTGCGTCCCTGGTTGTCGGTGGCGGTCACGCGGTCAGCCGCACCGGAAGAACTCGCGCGGCACCGAGTGCAGCGACTCGAGACCGGACGCGGTGACGGCGAACATCTCGCCGTACTGGACGCCGGCGAGGCCGTCGGGTGTCACCACGTTCGGTTGCACCACCAGGCACATGCCTTCCCGGTACACGAAGCCCTCCGGTTCACCGCGGTAGGTCTGGCGGGTGCGGACGATGGCCGGCAGCTGTGCGCAGCCGTGCACCAGGTCGTCGTAGATGGTGTAGCCGTGTCGCTGGGCGACCTCCGCCGCGTCGAGAATGTCGGACACCGTCGCGCCCGGCTTGATCACCGAGCTGACGGCGTCGAACACCTCGAGCGCGACGTCGTGCAGCCGGGCGTAGAGCGGGGTCGGGTCCGCGCCGATGGTGTAGCTGCGCAGCACCTGGGCGGAGTAGCCGGCGTAGTTGGTGCTGAGCTCCGCGACGAGCGCGTCACCGACCTGGAGCCGGCGGTCGGACTGGTGCTGGCACGGTACGCCGCCACGCGGGTCGGCCATCTGGGTGGCCACCATGAAGTGGATGCCGTTGATCCCGCCGTCGGCCAGGTAACTGTCCTCGATGATCCGGGCCAGCTCGTACTCGGTCACGCCGGGCCGGGCCTGCTCGGCGATCGCCATCGCCGACGCGTCGCACATCCGCGCCGAGACGGTCAGCCGCTGCATCTCCTCGGCGCTCTTGATCTGACGCTGATCGGCCAGCTGCCCGCCGAACTCCACCCACTCGACCCAGGGGAAGGCCGCGGTGAGCCGGGCGTACTCGCGCCAGGTGACGGTCCCGGCCAGGCCGACGCGGCCGGTCGAGACGCCGCGTTCCCGCAGGCATTCGATGAGGGTGGGGGTGGTGTCGACCGAGCCGGTCGGGGCCGAGCCGCCGAAGCGTACGTCCGGGAACCGGGACATCCGCCGGGCCAGCGGCAGATGGTTCGACAACTGGATCAGCATCGTCGGGTCGCCGTGCCGGGGGAACAGGACCCAGGCCTCCCGCGTCGACCACCAGTCGCTGAGGTACAGCACGTTCGGGTCACGCCCGCCCCGGCCGCAGACCACGACGAGTCGCAGGTCGAGGGCGTCCATCCGGGCGCGGATCTCGGCGTCGCGCCGGTCGAACTCGGCGGCGGAGAAGCGGGGATAGTCACGGTCGGTCAGTGGCAGCGCGGCGGTGGTGGTCATAGGTCCTCACTGGAGAGATGCGAAGGGTGGGTGCCGGCCGGCGGGATGGACGCCGGCCGGCAAGGGTGTTGGGCCCGGGGCCCGAGGGCGGCCTCAGAGGCCGCCCTCGAGTCCCATCCGGGCGTTGAGGCGGTTGTAGCCGACCAGCCCCACCAGCAGTACGGCGAAGGTGACGATGCCGAACGCCGCCACGGTGGAGAACTGTCCGTCGCCGGCCATGTCGAACATGACGACCGCGGCGGTACGGGTCTGCGGACCCGCCAGGTAGAGAGTGGTCTGCAGCTCACGGAAGCTCATCACCATCGTGATGAGCGCGCCGGCGAGCAGTGCCGGCGACAGCAGCGGTACGACGATCGTCCAGATCGCCCGCGCGAAGCTCGCCCCGGCCACCTGCGCGGCCTCCTCCAGCTCCGAACTGATCTGCAGCATGCGGGCGCTGACCAGGCGTGACACCACCGCGATGATGATCGTGATGTACGCGATCACCAGCGCCCAGTGCGTCGAGTAGATCGGCAGCGGCGTGATCAGGAAGATCCACAGGAAGCTGACGCCGACGATGACGTTCGGCAGCGCCATCGGTACCGACGTCAACAGGTAGAGCAGCCGGCCGCCGGGAACCCGCCGGGCGGAGAACCACGCCGCCAGGGTGGACAGGGTCAGCACCCCGACGCTCGCCAGCACGCCGACCAGCAGGCTGTTCACGAACCCCTGCATGATGTTGGGCGTCTGCAGGGCGGCCACGTACGACTCCAGTGACAGCGATGTCACGGCCTCCCAGCTGAACTGCCGGAAGAACGGGTTGAGCGACATCCACAGGAGCATGAACAGCGGCAGCAGGATCACCAGGGTCAGCACGGCGAAGGTGAGGATGGTCACCGGCACCCGCCACCGGCCCAGGTCCATCCGTACCGAGGAGAAGTTCTTGCCGCTGATCACGGCGTACCGCTCCCCCGCCTGGTTGAACCGGTCGTACCACCAGATCATCACCACGGCCCCGAGGAGCATGAAGACCGCGTAGGTGGAGACGAGACCGACGTTGCTCGGCGGCGTACTGGTCCGCAGGTAGATCTCCGAGGCGTAGGTGAAGATCTTCTCGTTGACCCCGAGGAACCACGGGATCTCGAACGCCTCCCAGGCCCGCATCAGGGCCATGATCGCCACGGCGGCGATGCCGGGCGCCGCCAGCGGGAGCGAGATGTCCCGTACCGCGCGCAGCTTCGAGGCTCCCGAGACCTCGGCGGCCTCCTCCAGCGAGGAGTTCATCGAGGAGAAGACGGTGACCACGAACAGGTAGACCATCGGCACCATGGTCAGGCCGTTGACCAGGATCAGACCCTGCATCGAGTAGACGTTGAACAGGGTGCCGTCGGTGCCGGTGAGGTTGCGCCAGGCCACGTTGATCGCGCCGATCTTCGGGCTGGCCAGGAACGTCCAGGCGACCGGGACGAGGATCCCCGGCACCGCCATCTGGACGATGGTGAGCACTCCGACGAGGTTGCGGAACGGTGCGTTCGTACGGGCGACGATCCAGGCCAGGAACGTGCCCAGCGCCAGCGCGACCAGCGTGGATCCGCCGGCGAACTGCACCGTGGTCCAGGTGACGTTGAGCAGCCGGCCGGAGGCGAACGCGTCGCGGAAGTTCTCCAACGTGAAGCTGAGGGAGAAGAAGTCCGCGTCGGTGGGTCGGGCGTCCTTGAAACTGGTGAACAGCAGGATGGCGATCGGCAGCGCCACCTGTGCCAGCAGAATGATCAGGACCAGGCCGTAGACCACGCTGCGGGGGGTGAAGACCCCCCGCAGCGCGGGGAAGCGGGTAACCCGACCGGTGGTGAGCCGGGCCCAGCTGTCCACGAGGGTGGTCATGTCGATCAGCCCGTCACAAAGATCGACTGGTGCTGCTCGACGCGGGTGTCGTAGTCACCGAAGTTGTCGGTGGTCTCGAAGAACAGCTCACTGTCCAGGATGCCCTCGGCCGACGAGGGGATCGGCGCCCCTTCCTTGATCGGCACCTTGACGACGACCTCACCGACCTTGTTCTGCCACTCGTCGCTCATCAGCCACTCCATGTACAGCCGGGTGGTGGCCGGGTGCGGCGCGTTCTTCAGCGGGAAGTACATGTCCGGCTGGGCGATGGTCACCGGCGTGGTGACGATCTCGATCGGTGCCCCGTCGGCGATCAGATCCCGGACCGTGCGGGTCGCGCTCTGCGGGAACGCGACGTCGAACTCGCCCGCCGACAGCTTCTCCAGACCGTCGGCGCCGGCGTAGACGACCGGCTCGTTGGCGGCGATCGCCTCCATCAGCGCCAGGCCGTCCTGCTCGCCCATTTCGGCCAGCACCCCGGCGAACCAGTCGAGCTGGTCGATGTTGACGCCGAACCGACCCTTCCACTTCGGATCGGTGAGGTCCTCGTAAGTCTTGGGTGCCTCGGCCGCGCTGACCTGGTTGGTGTTGTAGGTGATGTGGAACGTGAAGAAGTCGGCCACCGAACAGCCGCAGTCCGCATAGGCGCGGTCCGCCGGCAGGTCGGCCTCACCACGCGGGTCGTACTCCAGGCAGAGCCCTTCGTCGCGGCACAGCGTGTTGTCCTCCAGCGGACCGCCCTGCAGCACGTCCGCGCTGGGGCGCCCGGCCGCGTTCTCGGTGATGACGCGCTCGATCAGCTCGAGCGTGCCGCCGGAGGTGTACTCCAGCTCCACCCACGGGTACTTCTCGATGAACAGGTTGATCTGGTTCTCCGCAGCGGCGGCGGGAGCGCTGAAGTAGTAGCTGATTACGCCACCCTCCGCTTTCGACGCCTCCTCCAACGCCGTCAGGTACTCGGCGTACTCCTCGTCGGTCATGTCGACCGTCGAGGCCACCGCGAGCTCCTCCGGCAGCGCCGTCGTCGCGGCGTCGGCGTCGTCACCGCCGCCGCAGGCGGCCAGCGCGAACGCCGCCGCCGTCAGCGGAGCCGTGACCTTCAGCATGGTCGTTCTGTGCTGTCTCATGCCGGCACCTCCGTCGCGGCGGCGGGGGCGGGGGCGGAGTCGAGCTTGCTGGCCAGCTCCGCCAGCGACAGCACCCAGCCCTGGCAGCGTCCGAGCTGCTGCAGGCCGAGCTCCTGCAGGTCCTCGCCGAACCAGGTGGCGACGCACTCCGCGACGGTGACCACCTTGTACGCCTTGCAGCTCGCGTCGTACGCGGTCGACTGGATGTCCGCGTTGGTGTTCGCGCCGGCGAGGATCAGCGTGTCGACGCCGAGCGCCTTGGTGAGCCACTCCAGATCGGTCTGGTAGAAGGCGCTCAACGACTTCTTGGTCTTGATGATGTAGTCGCTGTCGGCGACCGAGACCGCGAAGTCCGGCTTGAACGTGCCGTCCTGCACGTCGACCGACTCGTCGGGCACCGGGCCGTACGGGCTCATCGACTCGCCGATCGCGGCCCAGGCCCGGCCGACCCGGGTGTTGGCCTGCGCCTGTGTCTCGACCGGCCGCAGCGCCGACAGGACGTGGATCACGGCGGTGCCGCTGGCCCGTGCCAGGGTGAGAAGTTCCTCGGTGTTGGCGAGCAGTTCGTCGCGTACGCCGGGCGGGAACGGCGCGGTGGGCGTGAGCCGACGCTGGGTCATCTCCACCGTCACGACCGCAGAGCGGGCCGGGACGATCGGAACGGCGTCGTTGATGACCTGAAGGAATTCCTTACGGTCGTACACGTCGACCGTGGGTCCGGTGAGCATATGTCTTCCCCTCGATTGGTGTGACGATCAGTCGGCGGGCAGGTCAGATGCCCGCCATCGCGGTGTCCGCGGCGGCGGCCTTGGCGGCGGTGAGCCGCTCGACGGCCTCAGCCGAGGACATCGCGAGCCCGATGGTGCGGGGGTAGTTCTGCAGCGCGAACTCGTGCAGGTCCTTGCCGTGCGTGGAGCCCACCGCATCGGTGACGATGATCGGCGTCCACATCCGGTTGTAGGCGTCGAACGAGAAGTTGGAGACGCAGTTGTTGGTGTTGATGCCGACGACGAAGAACGTGTCGACGCCGAGGCAGCGGATCAGATGCTCCACGTCGGTCGACAGGAAGCTGCTGGTCATCTGCCGCTTGGTGTTGATGATGTAGTCGCCCGGCTTGGGGCCGAGGACCGGCATGACGTCCCACTCGAAGTAGCCCTCGGGGGCGTCCGGGTGGTATCCGGGCCGGGGTGCCTGGCCGTACGGCGTACCGTGCCGGCCGGTGCTCTGCACGATCGCGGTGCGCGGCTGCATGCCCCGCTCGACGAGCCGTTGGTAGACCATGACGTGGATGACCGGCAGTCCGAGTTCGCGGCCGGCGTCCAGGAAGGCGGCGGCGTTCGGCAGGATTCGCTCGGCCACGTTCTGCGGGAACGACGACCAGTCCTTGTCGATCTGCCGTACGTGCATGTCGATCTGCACGACGGCGGTTTTCGCGAAGTCGATCTCCAGGGCGTCGTTCAGCTTGCTGAGCGTCGCGCTGCGGTCGATGATCTCGACGGCGTGACTTTTCGGGTGCACCTGGTTGTATGTCATGTCGTTCTCCTTGAGTCGCTGGGTCGTCGCACTGGTCTTGGTCGTCTTGTCACTGCGTGTCGTGGCCCGCCGGCGAGCGGTCCGGGTGCAGCACCACGTGGTGCGGCTCGATCCGCACGTGCACCCGGCTGCCCAGTGCCGCGCCCGCGCCGCCGGTCACCCGGGCGGTGACGAGGTGGCCGGACTCCAGTTCGACGACCAGTTCGGCGAACGGGCCGAGGAAGGATGCCGAGCGCACCGACCCGGCGATCGCCGGGACCGGGGTGTCCGAGGCTGCCTCCCGCAGTTGCAGGTGCTCCGGACGGACAGTGAGCACGACGGATTCGGAGACCCGTACGGTGTCGTGCGGGTGTCGCGCCACGTGGAGCTGGCCGATACCGGTCTGTACCAGCCAGTGGTCGTCGTCGGCGTCGACGACGGTGCCCGGCAGCGTCTCGCTTTCGCCGACGAAGTTCGCCGCGAACACATCGGCGGGGCGCGAGTACACCCGGGTCGGCGCGCCCTGGTCCTTGATCTCACCGCTCTCCAGCACCAGAATCCGGTCCGAGACCGCCATCGCCTCTTCCTGGTCGTGGGTGACGTAGAGGACGGTGATGCCGAGCCGCTG is drawn from Micromonospora sp. Llam0 and contains these coding sequences:
- a CDS encoding MFS transporter — translated: MTATDNQGRTQRSGAVRRRLVIDVTPLRESPDFRRLWTGHAVAILGTQMTRVAVPYQVYVLTDSTLMVGLASLAQLIPLMVCSLFGGSVADAVDRRKLLVVTEGLLAVVVGGLALLALLDSPPIWAIFVLVAVTAGLSALESPARSAAVAGLVRRQILPSAFALNQTLTQVGAIVGPAVAGVVIAALGLSTTYALNVVTFLVSITVLTRMRPMPPAHQVTKPGLKSVIEGLTYLRSKPAVMGCFLADVNAMFFGMPRALFPAIALGQLGGDAVTVGLLHAAPGAGALIGALTSGWVGSVTRHGRAVIISIIVWGLAIAGFGLSHWLPLTIALLMVAGAADVVSAVFRQTVLQLSVPDHLRGRLSAVHIGVVTGGPLLGDARAGATASFSSPAFAMVSGGLACAAVMGILGWRLTALRRWTLADAETVADASAAAGAERREDGT
- a CDS encoding Xaa-Pro peptidase family protein; translation: MTTTAALPLTDRDYPRFSAAEFDRRDAEIRARMDALDLRLVVVCGRGGRDPNVLYLSDWWSTREAWVLFPRHGDPTMLIQLSNHLPLARRMSRFPDVRFGGSAPTGSVDTTPTLIECLRERGVSTGRVGLAGTVTWREYARLTAAFPWVEWVEFGGQLADQRQIKSAEEMQRLTVSARMCDASAMAIAEQARPGVTEYELARIIEDSYLADGGINGIHFMVATQMADPRGGVPCQHQSDRRLQVGDALVAELSTNYAGYSAQVLRSYTIGADPTPLYARLHDVALEVFDAVSSVIKPGATVSDILDAAEVAQRHGYTIYDDLVHGCAQLPAIVRTRQTYRGEPEGFVYREGMCLVVQPNVVTPDGLAGVQYGEMFAVTASGLESLHSVPREFFRCG
- a CDS encoding iron ABC transporter permease; translation: MTTLVDSWARLTTGRVTRFPALRGVFTPRSVVYGLVLIILLAQVALPIAILLFTSFKDARPTDADFFSLSFTLENFRDAFASGRLLNVTWTTVQFAGGSTLVALALGTFLAWIVARTNAPFRNLVGVLTIVQMAVPGILVPVAWTFLASPKIGAINVAWRNLTGTDGTLFNVYSMQGLILVNGLTMVPMVYLFVVTVFSSMNSSLEEAAEVSGASKLRAVRDISLPLAAPGIAAVAIMALMRAWEAFEIPWFLGVNEKIFTYASEIYLRTSTPPSNVGLVSTYAVFMLLGAVVMIWWYDRFNQAGERYAVISGKNFSSVRMDLGRWRVPVTILTFAVLTLVILLPLFMLLWMSLNPFFRQFSWEAVTSLSLESYVAALQTPNIMQGFVNSLLVGVLASVGVLTLSTLAAWFSARRVPGGRLLYLLTSVPMALPNVIVGVSFLWIFLITPLPIYSTHWALVIAYITIIIAVVSRLVSARMLQISSELEEAAQVAGASFARAIWTIVVPLLSPALLAGALITMVMSFRELQTTLYLAGPQTRTAAVVMFDMAGDGQFSTVAAFGIVTFAVLLVGLVGYNRLNARMGLEGGL
- a CDS encoding ABC transporter substrate-binding protein, which translates into the protein MRQHRTTMLKVTAPLTAAAFALAACGGGDDADAATTALPEELAVASTVDMTDEEYAEYLTALEEASKAEGGVISYYFSAPAAAAENQINLFIEKYPWVELEYTSGGTLELIERVITENAAGRPSADVLQGGPLEDNTLCRDEGLCLEYDPRGEADLPADRAYADCGCSVADFFTFHITYNTNQVSAAEAPKTYEDLTDPKWKGRFGVNIDQLDWFAGVLAEMGEQDGLALMEAIAANEPVVYAGADGLEKLSAGEFDVAFPQSATRTVRDLIADGAPIEIVTTPVTIAQPDMYFPLKNAPHPATTRLYMEWLMSDEWQNKVGEVVVKVPIKEGAPIPSSAEGILDSELFFETTDNFGDYDTRVEQHQSIFVTG
- a CDS encoding cysteine hydrolase family protein — its product is MLTGPTVDVYDRKEFLQVINDAVPIVPARSAVVTVEMTQRRLTPTAPFPPGVRDELLANTEELLTLARASGTAVIHVLSALRPVETQAQANTRVGRAWAAIGESMSPYGPVPDESVDVQDGTFKPDFAVSVADSDYIIKTKKSLSAFYQTDLEWLTKALGVDTLILAGANTNADIQSTAYDASCKAYKVVTVAECVATWFGEDLQELGLQQLGRCQGWVLSLAELASKLDSAPAPAAATEVPA
- a CDS encoding isochorismatase family cysteine hydrolase, translated to MTYNQVHPKSHAVEIIDRSATLSKLNDALEIDFAKTAVVQIDMHVRQIDKDWSSFPQNVAERILPNAAAFLDAGRELGLPVIHVMVYQRLVERGMQPRTAIVQSTGRHGTPYGQAPRPGYHPDAPEGYFEWDVMPVLGPKPGDYIINTKRQMTSSFLSTDVEHLIRCLGVDTFFVVGINTNNCVSNFSFDAYNRMWTPIIVTDAVGSTHGKDLHEFALQNYPRTIGLAMSSAEAVERLTAAKAAAADTAMAGI